The Halomonas sp. KG2 genome contains a region encoding:
- a CDS encoding RNA-binding transcriptional accessory protein — translation MDVKQRIISRLATELNVRPEQVSATVELLDGGATVPFIARYRKEVTGALDDIQLRQLDERLRYLRELEERREAVLAAIDEQGKLDATLKATIQAAETKQRLEDLYLPFKKKRRTKAQIAREAGLEPLADALLANPQLNPESEAAQYLRPAEGDIPAIEDAKAALDGAKQILMERFAEDPELIGRLRERLWQEGELSARVLDGKQQEGAKFSDYFEHDEKLAKVPSHRALAMFRGRNEGILSLAIRLPGEEDAPIHPAQVAIAKQVGISDEGRPADKWLSEVVRWTWRVKLYTALETELLGRLREQAELTAIEVFAANLKDLLLAAPAGQKVTLAIDPGLRTGCKVAVVDATGQFIDQATIYPHAPQNRWDESLNVLAKLVKLHGVQLVAVGNGTASRETDKLAGDLLKALAPEHRLSKVMVSEAGASVYSASEYASRELPDLDVTVRGAVSIARRLQDPLAELVKIEPKSIGVGQYQHDVSQVQLSRSLEVVIEDCVNAVGVDLNTASSALLSRVAGLSAAIAENIVAQRNVQGAFKSRKELLEVSRLGPKTFEQCAGFLRISNAENPLDASAVHPEAYTLVERIAKQNSRDIKGLIGDSATLKALKPADFADERFGVPTVSDILKELDKPGRDPRPEFKAAEFREGVETLKDLKLGMVLEGTVTNVTHFGAFVDIGVHQDGLVHISALSDRFIDDPRSVVKAGDIVTVKVMSVDIPRKRVGLSMRLDDEPEQAQAAANSTNDEPRKPARSQRSASSGQNGRGQRQGGKSSEAAVPMGALGAALLKAKQGK, via the coding sequence ATGGATGTCAAACAACGCATTATTTCACGCTTAGCCACTGAGCTAAACGTACGGCCTGAACAGGTCTCCGCAACGGTAGAGCTTCTGGATGGTGGCGCTACCGTGCCGTTTATTGCTCGTTATCGTAAAGAGGTAACGGGTGCCCTCGATGATATTCAGCTGCGCCAACTGGATGAGCGCCTGCGCTATTTGCGCGAGCTGGAAGAGCGCCGTGAAGCCGTACTAGCGGCTATCGATGAGCAAGGCAAGCTGGATGCCACGCTAAAAGCAACGATTCAGGCAGCTGAGACGAAGCAGCGCCTGGAAGACTTATACCTACCGTTTAAGAAAAAGCGCCGCACGAAAGCGCAAATTGCCCGTGAAGCGGGCTTAGAGCCTCTGGCTGATGCCCTGTTGGCCAATCCGCAGCTTAATCCCGAAAGCGAAGCAGCGCAGTACCTGCGCCCTGCAGAAGGCGATATTCCAGCCATTGAAGATGCCAAAGCCGCCCTTGATGGTGCTAAGCAAATTCTCATGGAACGCTTCGCCGAAGACCCTGAACTTATTGGCCGGTTGCGTGAACGGTTATGGCAAGAGGGCGAATTAAGTGCCCGTGTGCTAGATGGCAAGCAGCAGGAGGGCGCGAAGTTCTCTGACTACTTCGAGCATGACGAGAAACTGGCCAAGGTGCCATCTCACCGTGCGCTTGCTATGTTCCGTGGTCGCAACGAAGGCATTCTAAGTCTGGCGATTCGTCTGCCTGGCGAAGAGGACGCGCCAATTCATCCGGCCCAGGTCGCCATTGCCAAACAAGTGGGTATTAGCGATGAAGGTCGCCCCGCCGACAAATGGTTGAGCGAAGTAGTGCGCTGGACGTGGCGTGTAAAGCTCTACACCGCGCTTGAAACCGAGCTGTTAGGTCGCCTGCGCGAGCAGGCAGAGTTGACCGCTATCGAGGTATTTGCCGCCAACCTGAAAGACCTTTTGCTGGCAGCACCTGCAGGGCAAAAAGTGACTCTCGCGATTGACCCGGGGCTAAGAACCGGCTGCAAGGTTGCGGTGGTGGATGCGACCGGTCAATTTATCGACCAAGCGACGATTTACCCCCATGCGCCGCAGAATCGCTGGGACGAATCGCTCAATGTGCTCGCTAAGCTGGTTAAACTGCATGGCGTTCAACTCGTTGCCGTTGGCAATGGCACCGCCAGTCGTGAAACCGACAAGCTGGCAGGTGATCTGCTGAAGGCGTTAGCACCCGAACATCGTTTAAGTAAAGTCATGGTGTCTGAGGCCGGTGCGTCGGTTTACTCTGCATCGGAATACGCTTCCCGCGAGCTGCCGGATCTTGATGTCACTGTGCGCGGCGCCGTCTCTATTGCTCGCCGTCTGCAAGACCCGCTTGCAGAACTGGTGAAAATCGAGCCGAAATCTATCGGTGTTGGACAGTATCAGCACGATGTCTCCCAGGTGCAGCTGTCACGTAGTCTAGAAGTCGTGATAGAAGACTGCGTTAACGCTGTCGGTGTGGATCTCAATACGGCATCTAGCGCATTGCTTTCACGTGTTGCTGGGCTAAGTGCTGCCATTGCTGAAAATATTGTTGCCCAACGCAACGTTCAAGGGGCGTTCAAAAGCCGTAAAGAGCTGTTGGAAGTTAGCCGCCTTGGGCCAAAGACGTTTGAGCAGTGTGCTGGTTTTTTACGCATCAGCAACGCCGAAAATCCGCTGGATGCCAGTGCTGTTCACCCAGAGGCTTATACGCTGGTAGAGCGTATTGCCAAGCAAAATAGTCGAGATATAAAAGGCCTGATTGGTGATAGTGCAACGCTAAAAGCACTAAAACCCGCCGACTTCGCTGACGAGCGTTTTGGTGTTCCTACCGTCAGCGATATTCTCAAAGAGCTGGATAAGCCAGGACGCGACCCGCGCCCTGAGTTTAAGGCGGCTGAATTCCGTGAAGGCGTCGAAACACTCAAAGACCTGAAGCTGGGCATGGTGCTGGAAGGTACCGTCACCAACGTGACCCACTTCGGTGCCTTTGTAGATATTGGCGTTCATCAAGACGGGCTCGTGCATATTTCAGCGCTCTCTGACCGCTTTATCGATGACCCCCGCAGTGTAGTCAAAGCAGGCGATATCGTTACCGTTAAGGTGATGAGCGTGGATATCCCCCGCAAGCGGGTAGGGCTTTCAATGCGTTTGGATGATGAGCCAGAACAGGCGCAAGCAGCTGCAAATTCCACTAACGACGAGCCCCGTAAGCCTGCGCGTAGTCAGCGGTCGGCCAGTTCTGGACAGAATGGTCGTGGTCAACGCCAGGGAGGAAAGTCCAGCGAAGCAGCGGTACCAATGGGCGCGCTCGGCGCAGCACTGCTTAAAGCAAAGCAGGGCAAATAG
- a CDS encoding IS110 family transposase: MKQSSVNQPSFGERRSGAGNVHAAYIGLDVHKATIAVSIAEAGRLEPEFRGEIPNESKAIDKMIRQLSQRFNGQPLLFSYEAGPCGYGLYHQIQASGHDGEVVAPSLIPRRAGDRVKTDRRDAVMLARLSRAGELTPVWVPTPEQEAIRDLTRAREDMKAIELKARQRLSAFLLRHGKVYTGKSKWIPVHFRWLETVRFDNRIQQIVLQEYIEAVREAQRRVAGLEKQMEAALMEWSLASVVRSLMAMRGISLITAMTVLAELGDISRFDSPRQLMAYLGLVPSEHSSGGSRRQGGITKTGNGHVRRVLVEAAWSYRFPARKTRIIEKRAEQTTPTVQAIAWEAQKRLCGRYRRLAATGKMKQQVITAVARELTGFMWAIACEAMGKPHGSRATA; encoded by the coding sequence ATGAAACAGTCTAGCGTAAATCAACCGTCCTTTGGTGAACGCCGTAGCGGCGCTGGCAACGTCCATGCCGCTTATATCGGCCTGGATGTGCACAAGGCCACCATTGCCGTCTCTATCGCCGAGGCGGGGCGGCTCGAGCCCGAGTTTCGTGGCGAGATTCCTAACGAATCCAAGGCCATTGACAAGATGATTCGCCAGCTCAGCCAGCGGTTCAACGGGCAGCCTCTGTTGTTCAGTTATGAGGCTGGCCCTTGTGGTTACGGCCTCTATCACCAGATTCAGGCCAGCGGCCATGATGGCGAAGTGGTTGCCCCATCACTGATTCCTCGTCGTGCGGGAGATCGCGTCAAGACCGACCGACGAGACGCCGTCATGCTGGCCCGTCTCTCACGTGCTGGCGAACTCACGCCGGTCTGGGTGCCCACGCCCGAGCAGGAAGCCATTCGTGATCTGACACGTGCCCGTGAGGATATGAAGGCCATTGAGCTTAAAGCACGTCAACGTCTGAGCGCATTCTTGCTACGCCACGGCAAGGTCTACACTGGCAAAAGTAAGTGGATACCGGTTCATTTTCGCTGGCTCGAGACCGTCCGCTTCGATAATCGGATTCAGCAGATCGTGCTACAGGAGTACATTGAGGCCGTGAGAGAGGCTCAACGACGCGTTGCAGGGTTAGAGAAGCAAATGGAAGCGGCGTTAATGGAGTGGTCACTGGCCTCGGTGGTTCGGTCGCTAATGGCGATGCGTGGGATCAGCCTGATTACCGCCATGACAGTGCTGGCCGAGCTGGGTGATATCAGCCGGTTCGACTCACCGCGGCAACTGATGGCCTACCTGGGACTAGTGCCCAGCGAGCACTCCAGTGGCGGTAGTCGCCGACAGGGAGGCATCACTAAAACGGGTAATGGTCATGTGCGTCGTGTGTTGGTGGAGGCCGCCTGGAGCTATCGCTTCCCCGCGCGCAAGACGCGCATTATTGAGAAGCGAGCCGAGCAGACCACGCCGACGGTGCAGGCAATCGCCTGGGAAGCACAGAAACGACTCTGCGGACGTTACCGTCGATTGGCGGCCACGGGCAAGATGAAGCAGCAGGTTATCACCGCCGTCGCGCGCGAATTGACGGGGTTTATGTGGGCGATTGCCTGTGAGGCTATGGGCAAACCGCACGGAAGCCGGGCAACCGCATGA
- the gshA gene encoding glutamate--cysteine ligase, protein MSEPLTVPSTLTAQVERLLPSARLGRLGRLRRGVEKEGLRVDANGHIAQTPHPYALGSKLTHPHITTDYSEALLEYITPVCSEPKEALAFLSDLHTFTYHYLENEWIWPGSMPSRLSGNDSVPIADYGSSNVGTMKHVYRKGLDVRYGRIMQAIAGVHYNVSLPDDMWHALRELEKATNIPFNDYRSTRYFGMIRHFRRHSWLLLYLFGASPAIDKSFLPTGTVPEKLQSLSDDTYYAPYATTLRMSDLGYQNKVQSQLKICFNSLSNYVNTLRHAISTPWPDYEKLGVKNGDEWQQLNANILQIENEYYSDIRPKRVAKHNETPSQALEARGVEYIEVRCLDLNPFDPLGVTEAQMRFVDTFLMWCLLSDSPWISDEECDRLDDNRRFVVERGRDPALKLIHNGKTTTVKEWGEQIFAEMAEVARLLDAVEESTPHASALAELAPRLKDPSLTPSAQLLERLEAGNGSLSDTLLQLAQEQADKLKSTPMLRSREALLAQLIETSHQQQHDIEEADQESFSGFLSTYFAKARESRALSAISPEDGQ, encoded by the coding sequence TTGTCTGAACCTCTCACTGTGCCATCCACACTGACCGCCCAGGTTGAGCGTTTGCTCCCTAGCGCGCGTTTAGGGCGTCTAGGTCGCCTGCGTCGCGGGGTGGAAAAAGAGGGCCTGCGCGTTGACGCCAACGGCCATATTGCTCAAACGCCGCACCCCTACGCGCTGGGTTCAAAGCTAACCCACCCACATATCACCACTGACTACTCCGAAGCGCTATTGGAGTACATCACACCGGTGTGTTCAGAGCCAAAAGAGGCGTTGGCATTTTTATCAGACCTGCACACGTTTACCTATCACTACTTGGAAAATGAGTGGATTTGGCCAGGCAGCATGCCGTCTCGGCTTTCCGGTAACGATAGCGTACCGATTGCTGACTATGGCAGCTCCAATGTGGGCACCATGAAGCATGTCTATCGTAAAGGGTTGGATGTGCGCTACGGGCGTATTATGCAGGCTATCGCCGGGGTGCATTACAACGTATCGCTACCCGATGATATGTGGCATGCCCTGCGTGAGCTTGAAAAAGCCACCAATATTCCTTTTAACGATTATCGCTCTACGCGTTATTTCGGCATGATTCGGCATTTTCGTCGTCATAGCTGGCTGCTGCTCTACCTATTTGGCGCATCACCCGCCATCGACAAAAGCTTCCTGCCAACTGGTACAGTGCCTGAAAAACTGCAGTCGCTGAGCGACGACACCTATTACGCCCCCTATGCGACCACGCTACGTATGTCGGATTTGGGCTATCAGAATAAAGTGCAGTCGCAGCTTAAAATCTGCTTTAACTCGTTGTCCAACTACGTCAACACGCTACGGCACGCTATTTCCACTCCGTGGCCAGACTACGAAAAGCTGGGCGTGAAGAACGGCGACGAGTGGCAGCAGTTAAACGCCAATATTTTGCAGATTGAAAACGAATACTACAGCGATATTCGCCCTAAACGAGTCGCCAAGCACAACGAAACGCCCAGTCAAGCCCTGGAAGCGCGTGGGGTGGAGTACATCGAAGTACGCTGTTTGGATCTTAATCCATTCGACCCGCTAGGTGTCACCGAGGCTCAGATGCGTTTTGTTGATACCTTCTTAATGTGGTGTCTACTAAGCGATAGCCCGTGGATTTCAGACGAAGAGTGCGACCGCTTAGACGACAATCGCCGTTTCGTCGTTGAGCGTGGGCGTGACCCAGCGCTGAAGCTGATCCATAACGGCAAAACGACGACTGTGAAGGAGTGGGGCGAGCAGATTTTTGCGGAAATGGCCGAAGTGGCACGCCTATTGGATGCTGTAGAAGAGAGTACTCCTCATGCGTCGGCACTCGCTGAGCTAGCGCCGCGGCTGAAAGATCCTTCTCTAACCCCCTCAGCGCAACTACTGGAGCGCCTGGAAGCTGGTAATGGCTCGCTCAGCGATACGCTGTTGCAATTGGCTCAAGAGCAAGCCGACAAGCTTAAGTCCACGCCCATGCTACGTTCTCGTGAAGCACTGCTTGCTCAGTTGATCGAGACCTCGCACCAACAACAGCACGATATTGAAGAAGCCGATCAAGAGAGCTTTAGTGGGTTCCTAAGCACTTACTTTGCCAAAGCGCGTGAGTCCAGAGCGCTGTCTGCTATTTCACCAGAGGATGGTCAATGA
- a CDS encoding transposase: MHKGHQLRQGRHSITGACYLITITTQRRQPTFTVFEHACSASRHFYHPRVLEIATTLSFVVMPDHIHWLLQLNGNLSEAVRRYKTYVSLDIGQRIWQDGFHDRMIRQEESLKGVARYIVANPLRANLVNDIIQYSYWDAAWL; this comes from the coding sequence ATGCACAAAGGTCATCAGCTTCGACAAGGTAGGCACTCCATTACAGGTGCATGCTATCTAATTACAATCACTACACAGCGGCGGCAGCCTACATTTACAGTATTTGAGCACGCATGCAGTGCCTCAAGGCATTTTTACCATCCGCGTGTCTTGGAGATAGCGACAACCTTATCATTTGTCGTGATGCCAGATCATATTCATTGGCTCTTGCAGTTAAATGGAAATCTATCGGAAGCCGTTCGCCGTTACAAAACATATGTTTCATTAGATATCGGTCAGCGCATATGGCAAGACGGATTTCACGACCGAATGATTAGACAAGAGGAGTCATTAAAAGGAGTAGCCAGATACATCGTAGCAAATCCGTTAAGAGCAAACTTGGTGAATGATATCATTCAGTACAGCTATTGGGATGCTGCTTGGCTGTAA
- a CDS encoding efflux RND transporter permease subunit — MRQLINAALTHTRTTLLLLVGLLLAGTTAWQMIPKEANPDVTIPIIYVSLSLEGVSPEDGERLLVRPMEQELRGIEGLRKFTAQSSEGHGSVTLEFDPGFDPDTALSDVRERVDIARSSLPDEADEPRVMEVNVSEFPVLSIGLSGELDTRERVTIARRLKEEIEGIADVLEVDIAGDREDLLEIVVDPLVLESYGVDFDTLFNQISRNNRLVAAGSLDTGAGRLALKVPGIIESLNDVMDMPVKVDGDQVVTFGDVAWILPTYKDPEGFARIDGQPAVVLEISKRAGANIIATIEAVRERFAQAGDLLPEQLRITTILDESVTVQNMLSELLNNVLTAVVLVLIVVVAVMGWRMALLVGLTIPGAFLTGILLVWAFGFTLNIVVLFALILVAGMLVDGAIVVSELADRHLHEGQSPHQAWLNAATRMSWSVIASTATTLAVFIPLLFWPGVVGQFMKYLPATVILCLLASLAMALVFLPTLGRLFTRTSHTATAGAGPVDESTSLGRAYRRVLGRLLQHPTWVLVFAVLLIGLIYTGYARFNHGVDFFPSVEPDSAQVLVRARGDFSAEETDTILKRVESRLGSMGEVEALYARSFAVPNQQMGNDVIGMLQFQFVDWYQRRPARTILADMAERTQDLPGITLEFREQEMGPGGGKPIVLEISATDPDIANAGVDQITALMHELGGFTDIQDNRSLPGVEWQVKVNREAAARMGTDITTIGSAVQLLTTGLQVANYRPPTVTDEVDIRVRLPEHWRTLNQLERLTINTPRGQVPIAHFVDITPAPKVGTLNRIDGRRAITVEADLATGYLADERLRALLDAGQSQLDDSLMVNVAGEQEDQQESMQFLISAFLIAIGLMALILVTQFNSYYQAALVLSAIVFSTAGVLMGLLITGQAFGIVMVGMGIIALAGIVVNNNIVLIDTYNELRGQGMPPTEAALEAGTLRLRPVLLTAITTVLGLMPMVLGINVNLFAPTLGFNAPSAQWWTQMSSAIAGGLTFATALTLLLTPCMLVIGGKVRREK, encoded by the coding sequence ATGCGTCAGTTGATTAATGCGGCGCTAACCCACACGCGAACCACCCTGCTGCTCCTGGTTGGCTTGCTGCTGGCGGGTACAACCGCCTGGCAGATGATTCCCAAGGAAGCCAATCCAGACGTCACTATCCCGATTATATACGTCTCGCTTTCGCTGGAAGGCGTTAGCCCGGAAGATGGTGAGCGCCTGTTAGTTCGCCCAATGGAGCAGGAGCTGCGTGGAATCGAAGGGCTGCGCAAATTTACCGCCCAGTCTAGCGAAGGTCATGGGTCGGTAACGCTGGAGTTTGATCCTGGCTTTGATCCGGATACAGCGCTTTCTGATGTACGCGAACGCGTGGATATCGCCCGCAGTAGCTTACCGGATGAAGCGGACGAGCCTCGGGTCATGGAGGTTAACGTCTCTGAGTTTCCGGTGCTGAGCATCGGCCTTTCCGGCGAGTTGGATACTAGAGAACGGGTAACCATTGCACGTCGCCTAAAAGAGGAAATAGAGGGCATTGCCGACGTCCTAGAGGTCGATATTGCTGGCGACCGCGAGGACTTACTCGAAATTGTCGTTGATCCACTGGTACTGGAAAGTTACGGCGTTGATTTTGATACGCTGTTTAATCAAATCTCACGCAATAATCGCCTAGTTGCTGCGGGCAGCTTGGATACCGGCGCCGGACGGCTAGCACTAAAAGTACCAGGCATTATCGAATCGTTAAACGATGTCATGGACATGCCGGTGAAAGTTGACGGCGACCAAGTGGTTACGTTTGGTGATGTTGCGTGGATTTTACCGACCTACAAAGATCCCGAAGGATTCGCCCGTATCGACGGCCAGCCTGCGGTAGTGCTGGAAATTTCCAAGCGCGCGGGGGCGAATATCATCGCCACCATTGAAGCCGTAAGAGAACGCTTTGCCCAGGCAGGCGACCTGCTGCCTGAACAGCTGCGTATTACCACGATTTTAGACGAGTCGGTTACCGTTCAAAATATGCTCTCTGAGCTGTTAAATAACGTGCTCACCGCAGTGGTGCTGGTATTAATTGTTGTCGTAGCCGTGATGGGCTGGCGCATGGCGCTGCTGGTAGGCCTGACCATACCCGGCGCGTTTTTAACCGGCATTCTTCTGGTTTGGGCATTTGGTTTTACGCTCAACATTGTGGTGCTATTTGCGCTGATCTTAGTGGCTGGCATGCTCGTGGATGGTGCGATTGTAGTCAGCGAGCTCGCTGATCGACACCTGCATGAGGGGCAGTCTCCCCACCAGGCTTGGCTGAATGCCGCAACACGCATGAGCTGGTCGGTTATTGCCTCTACCGCGACAACGCTTGCGGTATTTATACCACTGCTATTTTGGCCAGGCGTGGTAGGTCAGTTTATGAAGTACCTGCCTGCCACCGTCATCTTGTGCCTTCTTGCGTCGCTAGCCATGGCTCTGGTGTTTTTGCCAACCCTGGGGCGATTGTTTACCCGCACATCCCATACAGCAACCGCGGGTGCTGGCCCGGTCGACGAAAGCACGTCGCTTGGGCGCGCCTATCGCCGCGTACTCGGACGTTTACTGCAGCATCCCACCTGGGTGCTCGTGTTTGCGGTGCTGTTAATTGGGTTGATTTATACCGGCTATGCTCGTTTTAATCATGGCGTTGATTTCTTCCCCAGCGTAGAGCCGGACAGCGCGCAGGTGCTGGTACGTGCCCGAGGCGATTTTTCCGCTGAAGAAACCGACACCATCCTGAAGCGGGTGGAAAGCCGACTGGGCAGCATGGGAGAAGTCGAAGCCCTTTATGCACGCTCTTTTGCGGTGCCTAACCAGCAAATGGGCAATGATGTGATCGGGATGTTGCAGTTTCAGTTTGTCGACTGGTACCAGCGCCGCCCTGCCCGCACGATTTTGGCTGACATGGCCGAGCGCACTCAAGATCTACCGGGGATAACGCTAGAGTTTCGCGAGCAGGAGATGGGGCCTGGTGGCGGCAAACCTATTGTGCTCGAAATCAGCGCCACTGATCCAGACATCGCAAACGCCGGCGTTGACCAGATTACGGCACTAATGCACGAGCTAGGCGGCTTTACCGACATCCAGGATAATCGCAGCCTGCCCGGGGTCGAATGGCAGGTAAAAGTTAACCGTGAAGCCGCTGCCCGCATGGGCACCGATATCACCACCATTGGTAGTGCTGTACAGCTACTGACCACTGGCCTTCAAGTGGCCAACTACCGTCCCCCCACCGTTACTGATGAGGTGGATATTCGCGTGCGCTTACCGGAACACTGGCGCACGCTCAACCAGCTTGAACGACTGACGATCAACACCCCACGAGGCCAAGTGCCTATTGCTCACTTTGTAGACATTACGCCCGCCCCCAAAGTAGGCACCCTGAATCGTATTGATGGACGCCGTGCGATTACCGTTGAGGCCGATTTAGCAACAGGCTATTTAGCGGACGAGCGGTTGCGAGCGCTACTAGATGCAGGCCAAAGCCAACTTGACGATAGTTTGATGGTTAATGTGGCGGGTGAACAAGAAGATCAGCAGGAATCCATGCAGTTCTTGATCAGCGCTTTCTTGATCGCGATTGGGCTAATGGCGCTGATTCTAGTGACACAGTTCAATAGCTACTATCAAGCAGCGCTAGTGCTATCGGCCATTGTGTTCTCCACTGCGGGCGTTTTGATGGGGCTGCTCATTACTGGCCAAGCGTTTGGTATTGTCATGGTGGGCATGGGCATTATCGCCCTGGCAGGTATTGTCGTTAACAACAATATCGTTTTGATCGACACTTACAACGAGCTGCGCGGCCAAGGCATGCCCCCAACCGAAGCGGCACTAGAAGCAGGCACCCTGCGCTTACGCCCAGTGCTTCTCACCGCTATTACCACCGTGCTGGGGTTAATGCCGATGGTGCTAGGGATTAACGTTAATCTTTTTGCACCCACGCTAGGATTCAATGCCCCTTCGGCTCAGTGGTGGACACAAATGTCCAGCGCGATTGCAGGTGGCTTAACCTTTGCCACTGCCCTAACGCTCTTGCTAACGCCTTGCATGTTAGTAATAGGCGGCAAGGTGAGGCGTGAGAAGTAA
- a CDS encoding disulfide bond formation protein B: MTSLAVRPIALAGFAFCVLMMAVALGLEHIMGLEPCPLCIFQRVAVIAAGLVLGIAALHNPSGKVGKAIYGLLSLAAVGTGAFVAGRHVWLQGLPADEVPTCGPGLEYMMDILPMQEVVAMVLTGSGECADIDFMFLGLSLPAWTLIGFLLLAIAPLRILWSLKT; the protein is encoded by the coding sequence ATGACATCATTAGCAGTTCGCCCTATCGCGTTAGCGGGCTTCGCCTTTTGTGTTCTGATGATGGCGGTAGCCTTGGGGCTTGAGCATATTATGGGGTTGGAACCCTGCCCGTTGTGTATTTTTCAGCGGGTCGCGGTGATTGCCGCAGGGCTGGTGCTAGGTATCGCTGCACTTCATAACCCAAGTGGCAAAGTAGGCAAAGCTATCTACGGTTTGCTGAGCTTAGCCGCAGTAGGTACGGGTGCTTTTGTTGCCGGAAGGCATGTATGGCTTCAAGGCTTGCCCGCTGACGAAGTGCCAACCTGTGGCCCAGGCCTTGAGTACATGATGGATATCTTGCCGATGCAAGAAGTGGTTGCCATGGTGCTTACCGGCTCTGGTGAGTGTGCTGACATCGATTTCATGTTCTTAGGCCTGTCGCTGCCTGCATGGACCTTGATCGGCTTTTTATTGCTCGCGATTGCGCCTCTGCGTATTCTGTGGTCTTTAAAAACATAG
- the rsd gene encoding sigma D regulator — protein MLEDCKNALERWGGVHSLIDRWLDQRRSLLVSFIELKEACDAELEAISKARIDTFSELLMDYISAGHFEIYPQLAEEAKAFDDESALQIAAKLLERLELSTAMVLEFDEDFASPVRCQQNLVRLPAWIDRLAKGLAERFALEDQLIARLHAAHSPQQMKSPA, from the coding sequence ATGCTCGAAGATTGCAAAAATGCCCTGGAGCGCTGGGGGGGCGTGCACAGTTTGATTGATCGCTGGCTTGATCAGCGCCGCTCGCTGTTAGTCAGCTTCATTGAGCTGAAAGAAGCTTGTGACGCCGAATTAGAGGCGATTAGCAAAGCGCGCATTGACACCTTTAGTGAGTTGTTGATGGACTACATCAGCGCTGGGCACTTCGAGATTTACCCCCAGCTTGCTGAGGAAGCGAAGGCATTCGACGATGAGAGTGCATTACAAATCGCGGCAAAGCTTCTTGAGCGCTTAGAATTGTCAACGGCCATGGTGCTGGAATTCGATGAAGACTTCGCCTCACCGGTACGCTGTCAGCAGAATCTAGTGCGTTTACCCGCCTGGATTGACCGCTTAGCGAAAGGGTTGGCAGAGCGCTTCGCCCTTGAAGACCAGCTAATCGCCCGCCTGCACGCCGCCCACAGCCCACAGCAGATGAAGTCACCAGCTTAA
- the msrB gene encoding peptide-methionine (R)-S-oxide reductase MsrB, which yields MKRRHFLGLAGLTGLAGVLPGVSFGFPRLDLKAAPGLEKLELSEDEWRERLTDEAFYVLREEGTERAFSSPLDGEVGEGEYRCAGCDLVLFTSAMKYDSGTGWPSFFEHVEGHLLSKLDFKLVWPRTEYHCARCGGHQGHVFGDGPEPTGLRWCNNGVALRFVPA from the coding sequence ATGAAGCGTCGTCACTTTTTGGGTCTTGCTGGACTAACGGGATTGGCAGGTGTTCTTCCTGGCGTCTCGTTTGGCTTTCCGCGATTAGACCTTAAAGCAGCTCCTGGCCTTGAAAAGCTTGAATTAAGCGAAGACGAATGGCGTGAACGCCTGACTGATGAAGCCTTTTACGTGCTCCGCGAAGAGGGAACTGAGCGCGCCTTTTCAAGCCCCTTGGACGGAGAGGTTGGGGAAGGTGAGTACCGCTGTGCTGGGTGCGATCTTGTACTTTTTACCAGCGCAATGAAGTATGACTCTGGCACCGGTTGGCCCAGTTTTTTTGAGCATGTTGAGGGCCACTTGTTAAGCAAGTTGGATTTCAAACTAGTGTGGCCACGCACAGAATATCACTGTGCGCGCTGTGGTGGTCATCAAGGCCATGTCTTTGGTGATGGTCCAGAGCCTACCGGCTTGCGCTGGTGCAACAACGGTGTAGCACTGCGGTTTGTGCCCGCGTAG